From a region of the Phycisphaerales bacterium AB-hyl4 genome:
- a CDS encoding ABC transporter ATP-binding protein: MTGTAADSITPPDAAATALAVRDVQFRYRANGPTVVDNVSATLAPGKVTCLLGPNAAGKSTLVKLMLGQLEPLAGAITVAGEPVASLPAARRARWLSYVPQRGGVQFAFTVREVVAMGRFAAGTSSAGQAIDAALIDCDLLDVADRVFAELSGGQQQRVLIARAMAQSTGEGRAMLLDEPGSHLDLRHLHALMQLMRRQAKRGLAVLVVLHDLNLAARYADAVWLMDHGKMVAEGPWHAVLRPDVLTPVYGLKLEALSGDEDDDGRPVFRVTGVR, encoded by the coding sequence ATGACAGGCACCGCCGCCGACTCGATCACCCCGCCCGACGCCGCCGCGACCGCGCTCGCGGTCCGCGATGTGCAGTTTCGTTATCGGGCTAATGGCCCGACCGTGGTCGACAACGTCTCCGCCACCCTCGCGCCGGGCAAGGTCACCTGCCTGCTCGGGCCTAATGCCGCGGGCAAGAGCACGCTCGTCAAGCTCATGCTCGGCCAGCTCGAACCGCTCGCCGGGGCGATCACCGTCGCGGGCGAACCGGTCGCGTCATTGCCCGCTGCCAGGCGGGCGCGCTGGCTCAGCTACGTGCCTCAGCGCGGCGGCGTGCAGTTCGCCTTCACCGTCCGCGAGGTGGTCGCGATGGGCCGGTTCGCCGCCGGCACGTCGTCGGCCGGCCAGGCGATCGACGCGGCGCTGATCGACTGCGACCTGCTCGACGTCGCCGACCGCGTCTTCGCCGAGCTGTCCGGCGGCCAGCAGCAGCGCGTGCTCATCGCCCGCGCGATGGCGCAGTCCACCGGCGAAGGGCGCGCCATGCTCCTCGATGAGCCCGGCAGCCACCTCGACCTCCGCCACCTGCACGCACTCATGCAGTTGATGCGTCGGCAGGCGAAACGGGGGCTCGCGGTGCTCGTCGTACTGCATGACTTGAACCTCGCCGCCCGCTATGCCGACGCCGTCTGGCTGATGGACCACGGCAAAATGGTCGCCGAGGGGCCATGGCACGCCGTGCTTCGCCCCGACGTGCTCACGCCGGTGTACGGCCTGAAGCTCGAAGCGCTCAGCGGCGACGAAGACGACGACGGCCGACCTGTGTTCCGCGTCACCGGCGTGCGGTAG